The genomic region GCTCGATACCGTCGCGACCACCGCATCGCAGGCCGGCAGCGCCGCTGACGCAGCCCGGGCGGCAGCGGTGAAGGCCCAGGGGACAGCGGATGGCGCGGTGGTTGCTGCTGCTTTCGCCCAGACCGCTGCTGATGCCGCGCAACATGCTGCCGATACCGCTGGCAGCACTGCTGCCGACGCACATGAGGCTGCAAACGCTGCTCACACGTTCGCCAGTCAGGTTGGCCAGGTGGCGGAGCGCGCCGCAGCGCAATTGCAGGGGCTGGAGGAGGGTGAAACCGTACTTGATCGCATACAGTCAGCGAACCACGCAGGTCGACAGGCATTGGCTGATGCGCTGGGCGGTGGCGCTGCTGTCAACGCGGATGGTTCCGTGAAAGCACCGGCCTACGCTGTGACCCGGATCGACTCTGAGGGGGGCCCCGCTGGCCAGGTCCGGGCTGGCAACGTCGGGCAAGCGATCAAAACACTCGACGTGTCGCTGAATGCAGTCAACGCCAAGGCCGACAAGGCCACAGCGAGCATGGGCAGTTTGCGCGAGCAGGTGAACAACGGTCAGGCCGGCCTGGTTCGACAGGACGCCCTCAACCGGGACATCCAGGTGGCGCGGGACACTGACGGCGTTCGTGTCGATCTCAGTGGTACCCAGGGACCTCGGATTCTGACGGGTGTGAAGGACGGCGCCTTGGGTGCCGACAGCACCGATGCCGTCAATGGTCGACAACTCGATGCCGTCAACCGGCAGGTCAAGCAGTTGGCACAGCAAGCCTCCGGCATCGCGGTAGACACTCAAGGCGGTGACAAGGCGACGGTGGCGCCGGGCAGCAAGTCCGTGGCGGCAGGGGCCAGCGCCCAGGCCGGTGGCGAACGCAGTGTTGCCACGGGGGCCGGTGCAGTGGCCCAGGCGCCTCGCAGCACTGCACTGGGGGCTGGTGCCAAGGCCGATGCGCCAGGCAGCGTCGCGCTTGGCGCCGGCTCCCAGGCCCCGCGGGCGAATACCGTCTCAGTGGGCGCGCCGGGCGCCGAGCGGCAAATCACTAACGTAGGGGCAGCCAGCGAGGCGACGGATGTCGTCAATCTCGGCCAGGCCACGCAGATCTCCAACCAGGCCGCTGACCGCACGCTACGGCAAGCCAACGCCTATACCGACAGCCAGATCAGCGCGGTGCGCCAGGACGCCTATGCCGGCATCGCGTCGGCCATGGCCATGGCAGCCTTGCCTGTGGCTTCGACACCGGGCAGGAGCATGGTGGCCATGGGGACGTCGGTCTATGAGGGGCAATCAGCCTTGGCCGTTGGCCTCTCGGGGCGCACCGAAGATGGCCGTTGGGCGTACAAGGCCAATGGTTCGGGCAGTGCCCAGGGAAGTGTCGGGCTGGCGGTTGGCGTGGGTTACGAATGGTAGGGCCTGATATCGGCAGGTCGAGGGGCTGGCCCTCGGCCTGCCGATTTAGGAGCAGTCCGATATTCCTCTCCGGCCTCACTGTCCACAATAACCCTCAGTAATCATTGCCCGCTGTCGCAGCGGCTACCACTCGTGGAACCCGTCTCAGCCATCGGATTGCCGTGGTGCCTTGTTTCGGTTCGACGCATCCGTCAATGTCTCAGGTAAGTCATCGTGAAAGTCACATTGCGTTTCGATTCGCAGGTCGCTTGTCTGCATGCTGTTCCTCTCAACCCACTTCGCTCCCTCATTCGCGGCTTCTACTGCCCCGAGTTTGCGGTCACATCACGCGGTTGGCCGATTCTCGGCCTGCTGACCCTTACCGGGGTTTCGGCGCTGCTGGGCGTGTCTGATGCCCGTGCAGGCAATGGTGTACACATCAATGCGAATGACAGCGGCGAATGCGTCAGTCTCAATGACCCCCAAAATACTTATATTGCAGGCACCGGGGCCGACAGAGCCTATTTGAACGAAAGCTTGAATTTCAAGGATGGTCAGTCGGGACGGTGCGACTCGGACGCCAAAGGTGGCCAAACCGAGAGCGTGATGTTCTATCGGCCGTCAGGAACGCCGGGTGTTGGGGCAACCTCGCTTTCCTTGGGCGGGGAGCTGTATATCAACAGTGGGCGGCTGATGTTGGGAGGTGTCGACGGCAGCATCGCGATTGGCCATTCCGGCATCGAGGTTGGCGCCCCGTTTGTGACTGATAACGGCTTTGCCTTCGGCCGCGGTGCCCAGAGCACGGCCGCCTGGACCATGGCCTTGGGTCTTACCGCCAGGGCCCGGAACCCCTATGCGCTGTCGTTCGGGAATACCGCTACGGCCTCCAATACGTTCAGTACTGCATTCGGTTCGGCATCCACTGCTTCAGGTGAGTATGCCACTACACTCGGCGCGAGCGCACAGGCGGGTGGTGCGGGTTCGTTCGCCGGCGGGCGATTCGCAGTATCACGAGGGGAAAACTCGGTAGCGATCGGCAGGAACGCGAGCGCATCCAACTTGGAAAGCCTGGCACTTGGTTACAGCGCCCAGGCCCCTCAGAGGGCGAGTGTCGCGCTCGGCAGCTTTTCGGCCACTGACGATCTGCGCGAAGTTGCGCCCGTGACCCTCAATGGACGCGTCTACTCTTTCGACCGCAACAGCGCGGTCGGCACGGTCAGCGGCGGCAGTGCGGCGCGATTGCGCCAATGGATTTTTGTAGCTCCAGGGGCGGTGAACGCCACGAGTACAAATGCCATTAATGGTGCCCAGTTGTTCTCGGGATATGAGGCGATCCGCCGTCTCGGCACACGTGAGACCACGGCCGCTGAGTCGGTGGCTCAGGCCTTGGGGTCCGGCCCGTTGGCCCAGGGCAACCGGGTAGTGCCGGCACCGCTTGTGCTTACCAGCATCGACCAGGGAGCACCGCCGCCCACCACGCTGTTGGGGGCGCTGGCGGCTTTGGACGAGGCGCACAAAGTCACTGATGGGCGCATGGGGGAAGTGTTCGATTCCGTCATGGATATCTCGGAAAAAGCCCAAGTGTTGAGGGCGACCAAGAGGTTCTACTGGAACCCACAGACCGGTGCGTATGATGCCGACAGGGACGCCGGTGTGCCCGCGTCGATAATCAATATGGCTGCCGGCGTAGCGGCAACCGACGCCGTCAACAAAGGTCAGTTGGACGCTGTTGAAAGCAGCGCGATGCGTGCTCAACAAGCGGTCGACACCGCCAGTGCTGCCGTGGACAAGGCTCGTCAGGTGTCGTTGGCGGTAAAGGATGCCGCCGACTCATCGTTGGCACGGGCCAACAATGCCTCCCAGGAGGCAGCTGGCGCACTCGCCGCCGCCAATCTGGCCCAGGGCAGCGCCGGTGCGGCGGCAAGCGCCGCCAGCAAGGCCGGCGCGACTGCCGCCAACGCGCAAGTAGCAGCGGAGCGTGCCGGCGTTGTTGCCACCAGTGCTCAGCAGTCGGCCCAGACCGCCCAGGGCGCCGCCACGCAAGCACAAAGCAGCGCAACGACGGCGCAGGCTCTGGCCAGCGCCGCACAAACCCGCGTGAAGGAAGTGGTCGATATCGTGGACGAGGCCACGACTGCCGCAACAGCTGCCCTGGGCTCGGCTGATGCTGCTTCGGGTGCAGTCACTTCGGCGCAGGCCGCTGCTGCGGATGCACAAGACCGGACGGACCAGGCTGCCACTGCAGCTTCACGTGCACAGGGGGTGGCCGATGTTGCACAGCGTGCTGCGGATGCGGCCTTGCTTGCTGGCAACGGCGCCGAAGTTGCCGCGGATGCTGCGCAAGCCACTGCCGGCCAGACCATGAGCGCAGCGAACGCCGTACAGGTTGCGGCGGCTACCGCTCGTGGAATTGCCGATCAGGCCACGGGGGCTGCGTCGACGGCCCAGGGCGCCGGTGAGGTCGCCAAAAGCATGGCTGACAGAGCCCAGGACGCGGCTGCTGGTGCACTCAGCGCCGCCGGTTCGGCACAGGTTGCAGCCAATGCCGCGCTTGGCGCGGCAACCGACGCCCAGACAACGGCCGCCACCGCCCGGCAAACAGCTGACTCGGCGGGTGCTGCGGCCGCCACTGCGCAAACCAATGCGCAGAATGCCCAGGGCACCGCAACAAAAGCTCACAGCACCGCGGCTTCTGCCCAAGGTCTGGCTGATGTCGCCCAGCGCTTCGCAGACAGCGCATTGGGCGCTCTGGAAAACGCTGCGGTTATCAGCGATGGAGCTCAAGGCATCGCTGACGTTGCGTTGTCCTCGGCCTTGCAGGCGCAGCGGTCTGCGGATGCCGCGCAGCACACCGCCGGCGCTGCGCAGGGCTCTGCCATCAGTGCGAACAATACCGCCATGGCAGCGCGCGACAGTGCCGACACAGCACTCGGTGCGGCATCGACAGCACGGAAGGCTGCCAGCGCTGCCAGCATTACCGCCAATCAAGCGCTGAACCTCGCCACCGGCGCACAAGCTTCCGCTCAGGCAGCCCAAGGCACTGCCGGCACCGCCTCCGCTGCGGCGTCCGGCGTACAACAAGCCGTGCTGGACACCCAAGCCAAGGCTGACGCTGCGTTGGCCGCGGCATCCACCGCTCAGGCGGCTGCGCAGACGGCGCAGGGTGCGGCGGACCATGCGATGCTGACCACCTTGGCGGTCAATGAGAAGGCCCTGGCCGCCCAAGGCAGCGCCAATGCGGCCCTGGAGACGGCAAACACCGCGCGGCGTAAGGCGGACACGGCTCAGGCCTCGGCGCAGCAAGCAAACAGCGCCGGCATCGATGCAATGAGTGTCGCCGCCGCGGCGCAGTCGGACGCCGATCAGGCACAAGGCACCGCAACTGAGGCAAGCCAGCGTGCCGCTGCCGCACAAGTTACGGCAGGCATGGCATCGGGCGTTGCGTCAGAAGCCGCGCGAGCGGTCGATAATGCCCAGGGCACCGCCAACGCTGCCCGGTCCGCCGCCGATGTGGCGGCCGTTCAGCTTGCCGGCCTCGACTCCGGACAGACCGTGGTAGAGCGCCTTGATGCCGCGCTAAAGACGGCTTCAGGCCTTGGCCGTGAGGCCATCACCCGGCTGCTGGGTGGCGGCTCAACCGTGGACGCCGAAAGCCAACCCACGGCGCCCGCCTATGGCATCCCCGTGATCGCGACCGATGGTAGTGTTCAGCCTGCAATCAAACACGACAACGCAGGGGATGCGCTGAATGCGGTGGCGGGCAGTCTTTCCACGCTCAACGATGCCGTACGTACCCACGCCACGGCGCTTGGTACGGTGGGCGAGGACATACAAGGCCTGCGCGATGACACGTTGCAGTGGAGTGGTATCGACGGGGCCTACAATGCCAGCCGTGATCACTCGGCCAGTGAGCCGGCCCGCATCGTCCAACTTGCCTCCGGTCGCACACCGGCCGATGCGGTGAACAAGGGCCAGCTGGA from Pseudomonas yamanorum harbors:
- a CDS encoding YadA-like family protein; the protein is MNFKDGQSGRCDSDAKGGQTESVMFYRPSGTPGVGATSLSLGGELYINSGRLMLGGVDGSIAIGHSGIEVGAPFVTDNGFAFGRGAQSTAAWTMALGLTARARNPYALSFGNTATASNTFSTAFGSASTASGEYATTLGASAQAGGAGSFAGGRFAVSRGENSVAIGRNASASNLESLALGYSAQAPQRASVALGSFSATDDLREVAPVTLNGRVYSFDRNSAVGTVSGGSAARLRQWIFVAPGAVNATSTNAINGAQLFSGYEAIRRLGTRETTAAESVAQALGSGPLAQGNRVVPAPLVLTSIDQGAPPPTTLLGALAALDEAHKVTDGRMGEVFDSVMDISEKAQVLRATKRFYWNPQTGAYDADRDAGVPASIINMAAGVAATDAVNKGQLDAVESSAMRAQQAVDTASAAVDKARQVSLAVKDAADSSLARANNASQEAAGALAAANLAQGSAGAAASAASKAGATAANAQVAAERAGVVATSAQQSAQTAQGAATQAQSSATTAQALASAAQTRVKEVVDIVDEATTAATAALGSADAASGAVTSAQAAAADAQDRTDQAATAASRAQGVADVAQRAADAALLAGNGAEVAADAAQATAGQTMSAANAVQVAAATARGIADQATGAASTAQGAGEVAKSMADRAQDAAAGALSAAGSAQVAANAALGAATDAQTTAATARQTADSAGAAAATAQTNAQNAQGTATKAHSTAASAQGLADVAQRFADSALGALENAAVISDGAQGIADVALSSALQAQRSADAAQHTAGAAQGSAISANNTAMAARDSADTALGAASTARKAASAASITANQALNLATGAQASAQAAQGTAGTASAAASGVQQAVLDTQAKADAALAAASTAQAAAQTAQGAADHAMLTTLAVNEKALAAQGSANAALETANTARRKADTAQASAQQANSAGIDAMSVAAAAQSDADQAQGTATEASQRAAAAQVTAGMASGVASEAARAVDNAQGTANAARSAADVAAVQLAGLDSGQTVVERLDAALKTASGLGREAITRLLGGGSTVDAESQPTAPAYGIPVIATDGSVQPAIKHDNAGDALNAVAGSLSTLNDAVRTHATALGTVGEDIQGLRDDTLQWSGIDGAYNASRDHSASEPARIVQLASGRTPADAVNKGQLDEVDRVAAAARSAAEAGKTMADQTQGAAVRATDAAVTARTGADAAMGIAEATQTAAAMVRDRADAAHASATLAGQVADQSAARLYGIAQGETVLGHIQDAARAHDQALATALGGAATVNADGSTSPSPYTLTQPGKKGAGAQSIKVDTIGQALGQLEDRVVAADDQSSAVSAQTDTLRKQMDSGEVGLVRQDPFSRDIQLAGAADGARVDVTGSQGPRSLAGIEGGEVSSTSLDSVNGRQLEAVNRQAEQLGQQSSGIAVDASEAGDNSSTRSGSQSVALGAQAQAGGERSVAIGAGATAQGEQGTALGSRASANAANSVALGEGSRTGRANSVSVGAHGTERQISHVAEAARGTDAVNFRQAKRLSNQAAVRSLSEANAYADRRIGSLRQDVYAGIATVMATSGLPVASSPGKSMVAVATALYEGQPALAVGLTARSRGGKWTYSATGAGTAQGDFGLTVGLGYHW